In one Bosea sp. RAC05 genomic region, the following are encoded:
- a CDS encoding SDR family NAD(P)-dependent oxidoreductase, with the protein MARLTGKVALVTGAAQGIGAAYAMALAKEGAAVCVSDIRLPETTRDAIVAAGGQALAVAADVTSPQSVATMVAETVLRFGSADILVNNAGMFGNLTLKPFDQIASSEWDAVMAVNVRGTFECARAVVPQMRSQGHGKIVNIASGTVFKGSPMMLHYVTSKAAIVGFTRALARELGGDGIRVNCIAPGLVMSDNVRVNPAWAADVVANNVASRAIKREAQPDDLIGTLIYLSAPDSDFLTGQTIVVDGGSVMH; encoded by the coding sequence ATGGCACGTCTGACAGGCAAGGTGGCGCTGGTCACCGGCGCGGCGCAAGGCATCGGAGCAGCCTATGCGATGGCGCTGGCCAAGGAGGGGGCGGCCGTCTGCGTCTCCGACATCCGCCTGCCCGAGACGACGCGCGACGCCATCGTCGCGGCCGGCGGGCAGGCGCTCGCCGTCGCGGCCGACGTGACCTCGCCGCAATCCGTCGCGACCATGGTGGCGGAGACGGTGCTGCGCTTCGGCTCGGCCGATATTCTGGTCAACAATGCCGGGATGTTCGGCAACCTGACGCTGAAGCCCTTCGACCAGATCGCCTCGTCGGAATGGGATGCGGTCATGGCCGTCAATGTCCGCGGCACGTTCGAATGCGCCAGGGCGGTCGTTCCGCAGATGCGTAGCCAGGGCCATGGCAAGATCGTCAACATCGCCTCGGGAACCGTCTTCAAGGGCTCGCCGATGATGCTGCATTACGTGACCTCGAAGGCGGCGATCGTCGGCTTCACCCGCGCGCTGGCCCGCGAGCTCGGCGGCGACGGCATCCGCGTCAACTGCATCGCGCCGGGTCTGGTGATGAGCGACAACGTCAGGGTCAACCCGGCTTGGGCGGCCGATGTCGTCGCCAACAATGTCGCCAGCCGCGCGATCAAACGCGAAGCGCAGCCCGACGACCTGATCGGCACGCTGATCTATCTCAGCGCCCCCGACAGCGACTTCCTCACCGGCCAGACCATCGTGGTCGATGGCGGCTCGGTGATGCACTGA
- a CDS encoding AraC family transcriptional regulator, with the protein MTKGLGIVTGRFGRVALLDMDTSLTTHAHAHCHVVLKVAGPDQHFTVNGAVLPLKADTAVLVNAWQEHHYAHGDDRERSVFLALYLETDWLARADRLFSSCGRPAFFARPGIAISAESERWRDRLIEMIETGHDDAGAVEDAILQLTWTIGQSAANPASPPARAPDYRVRRALRSMREHTAEPYDYDALAGLAGLSRSRFNTLFRDCTGVTPAVYGNAIRIEASVCALGDGAIGIGQVSDDLGFSAASNFCRFFQQHTGLTPSDYRRAMAPLAG; encoded by the coding sequence ATGACCAAGGGACTTGGCATCGTCACAGGACGTTTCGGCCGTGTCGCCCTGCTCGACATGGACACCTCGCTGACGACCCATGCCCACGCCCATTGCCATGTCGTCCTCAAGGTCGCCGGCCCCGACCAGCATTTCACCGTCAATGGCGCCGTGCTGCCGCTGAAGGCCGACACCGCCGTCCTGGTGAACGCCTGGCAGGAGCACCATTACGCCCATGGAGACGACCGGGAGCGCAGCGTCTTTCTCGCGCTGTATCTCGAGACCGACTGGCTGGCGCGGGCCGACCGGCTGTTCTCGAGCTGCGGCCGGCCGGCCTTCTTCGCGAGGCCCGGAATCGCAATCTCGGCCGAGTCGGAGCGCTGGCGAGACAGGCTGATCGAGATGATCGAGACAGGTCACGACGATGCCGGCGCCGTCGAGGACGCGATCCTGCAACTCACCTGGACGATCGGCCAGAGCGCCGCCAACCCGGCCTCGCCGCCAGCCCGTGCGCCCGATTACCGCGTGCGACGTGCGTTGCGATCGATGCGCGAGCACACCGCCGAGCCATACGACTACGATGCGCTGGCCGGCCTCGCCGGGCTCTCGCGCTCGCGCTTCAACACGCTGTTCCGGGACTGCACCGGCGTCACGCCGGCGGTCTATGGCAACGCCATCCGCATCGAGGCCTCGGTCTGCGCGCTGGGGGACGGCGCCATCGGAATCGGCCAGGTCTCCGACGATCTCGGCTTCAGCGCCGCCAGCAATTTCTGCCGCTTCTTCCAGCAGCATACCGGGTTGACGCCGAGCGATTACCGCCGGGCGATGGCGCCCCTGGCGGGTTGA
- a CDS encoding sterol desaturase family protein produces the protein MEAIVQDPKRDRREQERQARFKVKFVEETPPWYHGAMHLGFMLIVTLGTIWYCATQLDNPGFWDWMLVPAIALFGNWVEWAAHRYVLHRPVPGLEAVYKRHCTVHHQFFTHHDLGYEGHKEWRALLFPPFAPIGFVALSVPPALLAGWLISPNAGYLVVITMAGYYLLYEGLHTLSHLDDERYPFLKYIPLVNTVRRMHYVHHVLGFMQTRNFNLTFPICDWLFGTSDLDRGFLGTLFNGATHKHMKKDLQPVDPGIRIAGIDDEAQAKTGVS, from the coding sequence ATGGAAGCCATCGTCCAGGATCCGAAACGCGACCGGCGCGAGCAGGAGCGGCAGGCCAGGTTCAAGGTCAAGTTCGTCGAGGAGACGCCGCCCTGGTACCATGGCGCGATGCATCTCGGCTTCATGCTGATCGTGACGCTGGGCACGATCTGGTACTGCGCGACGCAACTCGACAACCCCGGCTTCTGGGACTGGATGCTGGTGCCGGCGATCGCTCTTTTCGGCAACTGGGTCGAGTGGGCCGCGCATCGCTACGTCCTGCACCGGCCAGTGCCCGGGCTGGAGGCGGTCTACAAGCGCCACTGCACCGTCCACCACCAGTTCTTCACCCATCACGACCTCGGCTATGAGGGCCACAAGGAATGGCGGGCGCTCCTCTTTCCGCCGTTTGCGCCGATCGGCTTCGTCGCGCTGTCGGTCCCGCCAGCCTTGCTCGCCGGCTGGCTGATCTCACCGAACGCCGGCTACCTCGTGGTCATCACGATGGCTGGCTACTACCTGCTCTATGAAGGCCTGCACACGCTCTCGCATCTCGACGACGAGCGCTATCCGTTCCTGAAATACATCCCCCTGGTCAACACGGTCCGTCGGATGCACTACGTCCATCATGTCCTCGGATTCATGCAGACGCGGAACTTCAACCTGACCTTCCCGATCTGCGACTGGCTCTTCGGCACCAGCGATCTCGATCGGGGCTTCCTCGGCACGCTGTTCAACGGCGCCACGCACAAGCACATGAAGAAGGATCTGCAGCCGGTCGATCCGGGCATCAGGATCGCCGGAATCGACGACGAGGCACAGGCGAAAACGGGCGTATCGTAA
- a CDS encoding Cj0069 family protein: MSLQSSGRVAILWRGDREARERATPQNSRFHRIFEELAALGIAAEPAVYDEETHDEVRAQLLHVDGVLVWVNPLQDGRDRLWLNELLREVATGSRWVSAHPDVIAKLGVKEVLFHTRGMGWSVGAELYASYDDFRLRFPERLEHGRTRVLKRSRGNDGQGVWKVERVASAAGADEVCVREAHAPSEPRTMPLDRFLESCRGYFDGGEAIVDQPFQPRLRDGMIRCYVSEDRVVGFGHQHPQGLMDPADMHPDAALGKVMFPADEPRFEPLRERMEAAWIPELMELLDIARSDMPVIWDADFLYGPVDEGGADTYVLCEINVSSVFAIPDQAASAIGACALRRMGDVPIIAA, encoded by the coding sequence ATGTCCCTACAGTCATCGGGAAGGGTCGCCATCCTCTGGCGCGGCGACCGCGAGGCGCGCGAACGGGCGACCCCGCAGAACTCGCGCTTCCACCGGATCTTCGAGGAACTCGCGGCGCTCGGCATCGCCGCCGAACCGGCTGTGTACGACGAGGAGACGCACGACGAGGTTCGCGCGCAACTCCTCCACGTTGACGGCGTGCTCGTCTGGGTCAACCCGCTCCAAGACGGGCGCGACCGCCTCTGGCTGAACGAACTACTTCGCGAGGTCGCGACCGGGTCCCGCTGGGTCAGCGCACATCCGGACGTCATCGCCAAGCTGGGCGTCAAGGAAGTCCTCTTCCACACGCGCGGGATGGGATGGTCCGTAGGCGCGGAGCTCTACGCGTCATATGACGATTTCCGGCTGCGGTTTCCGGAGCGGCTTGAGCATGGTCGGACGCGCGTCCTCAAGCGCAGCCGCGGCAACGACGGCCAGGGCGTCTGGAAGGTCGAAAGGGTGGCCTCGGCAGCGGGCGCCGACGAGGTGTGCGTCCGCGAGGCCCACGCCCCGAGCGAGCCCAGGACGATGCCGCTCGACCGGTTCCTCGAATCCTGCCGAGGCTATTTCGACGGCGGCGAAGCCATCGTCGACCAACCCTTCCAGCCCCGGCTCCGGGACGGCATGATCCGGTGCTACGTCAGCGAGGACCGGGTCGTCGGCTTCGGGCACCAGCATCCGCAAGGGCTGATGGACCCCGCCGACATGCATCCGGACGCGGCGCTCGGCAAGGTCATGTTCCCCGCCGACGAACCGCGGTTCGAACCCCTCAGGGAGCGGATGGAGGCGGCCTGGATACCCGAGCTGATGGAGCTGCTCGATATCGCCAGGAGCGACATGCCCGTGATTTGGGACGCCGATTTCCTCTACGGCCCGGTCGACGAAGGCGGCGCTGACACGTACGTGCTGTGCGAGATCAACGTCAGCTCGGTTTTCGCCATCCCAGATCAAGCTGCAAGCGCGATCGGAGCGTGCGCGCTCAGGCGGATGGGCGATGTCCCTATCATTGCAGCTTGA
- the chrA gene encoding chromate efflux transporter produces the protein MTLATPTDAAIAAPTTPSFAQAVRVWARIGCLSFGGPAGQIAMMHKELVEDRRWIGEQRFLHALNYCMLLPGPEAQQLAIYIGWLMHRTIGGLVAGLLFIVPGALVMLGLSLLYVLYRHVPLVDAVFFGVKAAVLAVVVEAGLRISRRALKNRAMVVIAIAAFISIYLFKIPFPIIILAAGLVGWLGQRYAPATFAGGGHGGKVGAPEFKGVVDLMFERGELGHATPSGAKAIKTCAIWLPIWLGPVLALWLLTGGASVWTQIGGFFSTMAVVTFGGAYAVLAYVAQAAVETFGWLQAGEMVDGLGLAETTPGPLILVLQFVGFLAAYRAPGGLDPLLVGGLGALLTLWVTFAPCFFWIFLGAPYVEALRGNKALSAALTAITAAVVGVVMNLALWFALHVVFRQVRSVEFLGLAPDLPVLSSLDWRAAVLSAAAMIAMLRFKVGMIPTLAASALAGVLIIHVIGA, from the coding sequence ATGACCCTCGCAACCCCTACCGACGCCGCCATCGCCGCCCCCACCACACCCAGCTTCGCCCAGGCCGTCAGGGTTTGGGCGAGGATCGGCTGCCTCTCATTCGGCGGCCCCGCCGGCCAGATTGCCATGATGCACAAGGAGCTGGTTGAGGACCGCCGCTGGATCGGCGAGCAGCGGTTCCTGCATGCCCTGAACTACTGCATGCTGCTTCCGGGCCCCGAGGCCCAGCAGCTTGCGATCTATATCGGCTGGCTGATGCATCGCACGATCGGCGGCCTCGTCGCCGGCTTGCTCTTCATCGTCCCCGGCGCGCTGGTTATGCTGGGCCTCAGCCTCCTGTACGTCCTCTATCGCCACGTGCCGCTGGTCGACGCCGTCTTCTTCGGCGTCAAGGCGGCCGTTCTTGCGGTGGTCGTCGAGGCGGGTCTCCGCATAAGCCGCCGCGCCTTGAAGAACCGGGCGATGGTCGTCATCGCAATCGCGGCCTTCATCAGCATCTACCTGTTCAAGATCCCGTTCCCGATCATCATCCTGGCGGCAGGCCTCGTCGGCTGGCTCGGGCAGCGCTACGCGCCGGCGACCTTCGCTGGCGGCGGCCATGGTGGGAAGGTCGGCGCGCCCGAGTTCAAGGGCGTCGTCGACCTGATGTTCGAGCGGGGAGAGCTCGGCCACGCCACCCCGTCGGGTGCCAAGGCCATCAAGACCTGCGCGATCTGGCTGCCGATTTGGCTCGGGCCCGTGCTGGCGCTCTGGCTCCTGACGGGCGGCGCGAGCGTCTGGACGCAGATCGGCGGCTTCTTCAGCACGATGGCGGTCGTCACCTTCGGTGGCGCCTATGCGGTTCTGGCCTATGTCGCGCAGGCCGCGGTCGAGACTTTCGGGTGGCTTCAGGCGGGCGAGATGGTGGACGGGCTCGGCCTGGCCGAGACCACGCCGGGACCGCTGATCCTCGTCCTCCAGTTCGTCGGCTTCCTCGCCGCCTACCGCGCGCCAGGCGGTCTCGATCCGCTGCTGGTGGGGGGCCTCGGCGCGCTCCTGACGCTCTGGGTCACGTTTGCACCGTGCTTCTTCTGGATTTTCCTTGGTGCGCCCTATGTCGAGGCTCTGCGCGGCAACAAGGCACTCTCGGCCGCGCTGACGGCGATCACGGCGGCGGTCGTCGGCGTGGTCATGAACCTAGCGCTCTGGTTCGCTCTTCACGTCGTCTTCCGGCAAGTTCGCTCGGTCGAGTTCCTCGGCTTGGCTCCCGACCTACCGGTCCTGTCCTCGCTCGACTGGCGCGCCGCCGTGCTATCGGCTGCCGCCATGATCGCGATGCTGCGTTTCAAGGTCGGCATGATCCCGACGCTCGCGGCCTCGGCCCTTGCCGGCGTCCTGATCATCCACGTGATCGGAGCGTGA
- a CDS encoding chromate resistance protein ChrB domain-containing protein — MSSNIQITAAQLSRLVGLPDAPTIVDVRIPDDVALDTRILPAADHRSHKNVADWARDYAGKRVVVVCQRGQKLSEGVAAWLRHEGVEAENLAGGFEAWRDAGGLLASTAKLPPRDGQGRTLWVTRSRPKVDRIACPWLIRRFIDPKAVFLFVTAAEVTDVASRFGATPFDIDGVFWSHRGERCTFDVMIEEFGLASPALDRLATIVRAADTARPDLAPEAPGFLAASLGLSRMYRDDLEQLDAGMLLYDAFYRWCRDATEETHNWPSGPKA; from the coding sequence ATGTCTTCCAACATCCAGATCACCGCTGCCCAATTGTCCCGGCTCGTCGGCCTACCGGACGCGCCGACCATCGTCGACGTCCGCATCCCCGACGACGTCGCGCTCGATACGCGCATCCTGCCCGCCGCCGATCATCGCTCGCACAAGAACGTCGCGGACTGGGCGCGCGACTACGCCGGTAAACGCGTCGTCGTGGTCTGCCAGCGCGGCCAGAAGCTGAGCGAAGGCGTCGCCGCCTGGCTCAGGCATGAAGGCGTCGAGGCCGAGAACCTCGCAGGAGGCTTCGAGGCGTGGCGCGATGCCGGCGGCCTGCTGGCCTCGACGGCCAAGCTGCCGCCCCGCGACGGACAGGGTCGCACCCTGTGGGTCACACGCTCGCGTCCGAAGGTCGACCGCATCGCCTGCCCCTGGCTAATCCGCCGCTTCATCGACCCCAAGGCGGTCTTCCTGTTCGTCACCGCGGCCGAGGTGACCGATGTCGCCAGCCGCTTCGGCGCCACGCCCTTCGACATCGACGGCGTCTTCTGGAGCCACCGCGGCGAGCGCTGCACCTTCGACGTCATGATCGAGGAGTTCGGCCTGGCCTCGCCTGCGCTTGACCGGCTAGCCACGATCGTGCGCGCCGCCGACACCGCGCGCCCGGATCTGGCCCCCGAGGCTCCCGGGTTCCTGGCGGCCTCGCTCGGCCTCTCGCGCATGTACCGGGACGACCTCGAACAGCTCGATGCCGGCATGCTGCTCTACGATGCCTTCTACCGCTGGTGCCGGGACGCGACGGAGGAGACGCACAACTGGCCGTCCGGGCCGAAGGCCTGA
- a CDS encoding MFS transporter: MLAVLANRTYGRLFLAQIIALLGTGLLTVALGLLAFNLAGDRAGTVLGTALAVKMIAYVTIAPVVGAFAAQLPRRGFLIAMDLVRAAIALLLPFVSEIWQIYVLIFLLQSASAAFTPTFQATIPDVLPDEADYTKALSLSRLAYDLESLASPMLAAALLMLISYHWLFSGTVAGFLVSAALVLSVTLPVSPAVARTGGIYDRTTRGMRIYLATPRLRGLLALNMAAAAGGAMVIVNTVVFVKGRLRLGDGEVALALACFGGGSMIAALALPRLLERLPDRRVMFAAAISLGGVLAVAAALLSGSAESPVSTLWPGLLATWLLLGLGYSAVQTPSGRLLRRSAHAEDRPAVFAAQFALSHACWLITYPLAGWLGAALPMSLTFAAFALLTLASVLVAVRVWPSDELGDVVHGHDDLPADHPHLAGVDGNRHAHAFVIDDLHREWPERVG, from the coding sequence ATGCTCGCCGTCCTCGCCAACCGAACCTATGGACGGCTCTTTCTTGCGCAGATCATCGCGCTGCTCGGCACCGGCCTGCTGACGGTCGCGCTGGGATTGCTTGCCTTCAATCTCGCCGGCGACCGGGCCGGCACGGTTCTCGGCACGGCGCTGGCGGTCAAGATGATCGCTTACGTCACCATTGCGCCTGTCGTCGGCGCCTTCGCGGCGCAGTTGCCGCGCAGGGGATTCCTCATCGCGATGGATCTGGTCAGGGCCGCAATCGCGCTGCTTTTGCCCTTCGTCAGCGAGATCTGGCAGATCTACGTCCTGATCTTCCTGCTGCAATCCGCCTCGGCCGCCTTCACCCCGACCTTCCAGGCGACAATCCCCGACGTGCTGCCGGACGAGGCGGACTACACGAAGGCCCTCTCGCTCTCGCGGCTGGCCTATGATCTGGAGAGCCTGGCCAGTCCGATGCTGGCCGCCGCGCTGCTGATGCTGATCAGCTATCACTGGCTGTTCTCCGGCACAGTCGCAGGCTTCCTCGTCTCCGCCGCTCTCGTGCTCTCGGTGACGCTTCCGGTCTCGCCTGCCGTCGCGCGGACGGGCGGAATCTATGATCGGACCACGCGGGGGATGCGGATCTACCTCGCGACGCCCCGGCTGCGCGGCCTGCTCGCGCTCAACATGGCGGCAGCAGCCGGCGGCGCGATGGTGATCGTCAATACGGTCGTCTTCGTGAAAGGCCGGCTAAGGCTCGGCGACGGCGAGGTCGCGCTCGCACTGGCCTGCTTCGGTGGCGGCTCGATGATCGCCGCGCTCGCCTTACCGCGGCTGCTGGAGCGGCTGCCCGACCGGCGCGTCATGTTCGCGGCCGCGATCTCTCTCGGTGGCGTGCTCGCGGTCGCGGCCGCGCTCCTGTCCGGGAGCGCGGAAAGCCCTGTCTCGACCTTGTGGCCGGGCCTGCTGGCGACCTGGCTGCTGCTCGGCCTGGGCTATTCTGCCGTTCAGACGCCATCGGGGCGGCTGCTGCGTCGCTCGGCCCATGCCGAGGATCGACCGGCCGTGTTCGCCGCGCAGTTCGCTCTGTCGCATGCCTGCTGGCTGATCACCTACCCTCTGGCCGGATGGCTGGGCGCGGCCTTGCCCATGTCGCTCACCTTCGCCGCCTTCGCGCTGCTGACGCTTGCCTCCGTCCTCGTCGCGGTGCGCGTCTGGCCGTCCGACGAGTTGGGCGACGTCGTCCACGGTCATGACGATCTGCCGGCAGATCATCCCCACCTCGCAGGCGTCGACGGGAACCGTCATGCCCATGCCTTCGTCATCGACGACCTGCATCGGGAGTGGCCCGAACGGGTCGGCTGA
- a CDS encoding metal-sensing transcriptional repressor: MSDHVHASHPAIAKRLKRAGGHLAKVVAMIEGGSPCLDIATQLQAVESAIVQAKRTLIQDHLDHCLDHVVADVPPERRRPIDEFKAIAKFL; the protein is encoded by the coding sequence ATGAGCGATCACGTCCATGCCAGCCATCCCGCCATCGCCAAGCGCCTTAAGCGCGCCGGCGGGCATCTCGCCAAGGTCGTGGCGATGATCGAGGGCGGCAGCCCCTGCCTCGACATCGCCACCCAGTTGCAGGCGGTCGAGAGCGCAATTGTCCAGGCCAAGCGCACCCTGATCCAGGACCATCTCGATCACTGCCTTGACCATGTCGTCGCCGACGTCCCGCCCGAGCGCCGCCGGCCCATCGATGAGTTCAAGGCGATCGCCAAGTTCCTCTAG
- a CDS encoding HupE/UreJ family protein encodes MQRPLTGGRRLLHHAALRRLLPLALALLLLLPGIESAFAHAVAEGDKGYIKEITGVHLLPFVYLGAKHMVTGYDHILFLFGVIFFLYRAKHIAIYVSLFALGHSTTMLLGVYFNVGINSYLIDAIIGLSVAYKALDNMGAFQRWLGYQPNTKAATLIFGLFHGFGLSTKILEYEISPDGLIPNLLAFNVGVELGQLTALGMILIAMGFWRRTAGFWRHAYTANVWMLTAGFVLVGYQLTGYFVS; translated from the coding sequence ATGCAACGACCTCTAACCGGAGGGCGGCGCCTGCTGCATCACGCAGCCTTGCGCCGGCTCCTTCCTCTCGCGCTCGCCCTCCTGCTCCTGCTGCCGGGCATCGAGAGCGCATTCGCCCACGCCGTCGCCGAAGGCGACAAGGGCTACATCAAGGAGATCACGGGGGTGCACCTGCTCCCCTTCGTCTATCTCGGCGCCAAGCACATGGTGACGGGCTACGACCACATCCTGTTCCTGTTCGGGGTGATCTTCTTCCTCTACCGGGCCAAGCACATTGCGATCTATGTCAGCCTGTTCGCGCTCGGCCATTCGACGACGATGCTGCTCGGCGTCTATTTCAACGTCGGGATCAACAGCTACCTCATCGATGCCATCATCGGCCTGTCGGTCGCCTACAAAGCGCTCGACAACATGGGCGCCTTCCAGCGCTGGCTCGGCTACCAGCCGAACACGAAGGCAGCGACGCTGATCTTCGGCCTGTTCCACGGCTTCGGTCTCTCGACCAAGATCCTGGAATACGAGATCTCGCCGGACGGGCTGATCCCCAACCTGCTGGCCTTCAATGTCGGCGTCGAGCTCGGCCAGCTGACCGCGCTCGGCATGATCCTGATCGCCATGGGCTTCTGGCGCCGCACGGCCGGCTTCTGGCGCCACGCCTACACCGCCAATGTCTGGATGCTCACCGCGGGCTTCGTCCTCGTCGGCTACCAGCTCACCGGCTACTTCGTTTCCTGA
- a CDS encoding transmembrane anchor protein, with product MYNTDLPTRAELPTTAQLLRSTAIAAVSAVAILVTIVLPAEYAIDPTGIGRMLKLTEMGEIKIQLAAEAEADRIKDSQTPPAQPAPAAPAADKRSSVLGTVLAGLFVSSAEAGERVQLAQTAPSRSDETVFTLKPTEGVEYKLTMKAGAKVDFAWTAKDGVVNYDMHGTPGAGGKEKSYKTGRGSAGEQGVLTAEFDGSHGWFWRNRGKQDVTITLKTMGTYGEIKRMM from the coding sequence ATGTACAACACCGACCTCCCGACCCGCGCCGAGCTGCCGACCACGGCCCAGCTCCTGCGCTCCACCGCCATCGCCGCCGTCTCCGCCGTCGCGATCCTCGTGACCATCGTCCTGCCGGCCGAATATGCGATCGACCCCACCGGCATCGGCCGCATGCTGAAGCTGACCGAGATGGGCGAGATCAAGATTCAGCTCGCCGCCGAAGCGGAAGCCGACCGGATCAAGGACAGCCAGACGCCACCGGCCCAGCCCGCGCCGGCGGCGCCTGCGGCGGACAAGCGCTCCTCGGTGCTCGGCACGGTGCTCGCCGGCCTGTTCGTCTCGTCGGCTGAGGCTGGCGAGCGGGTCCAGCTCGCCCAGACCGCGCCTTCGCGCAGCGACGAGACCGTGTTCACGCTGAAACCCACCGAGGGCGTCGAATACAAGCTGACCATGAAGGCCGGCGCGAAAGTCGACTTCGCGTGGACCGCCAAAGACGGCGTCGTGAACTACGACATGCACGGAACTCCCGGCGCGGGCGGCAAGGAGAAGAGCTACAAGACCGGGCGCGGCTCGGCCGGCGAGCAGGGTGTCCTCACAGCCGAGTTCGACGGCTCGCATGGCTGGTTCTGGCGCAACCGCGGCAAGCAGGACGTAACGATCACGCTGAAAACGATGGGGACTTACGGCGAGATCAAGCGGATGATGTGA
- a CDS encoding molybdopterin molybdotransferase MoeA: MDAVVDQVSHNQPMSIAEACAAAIACAPPLLPGETVRLVESAGRILAETFVARMASPPFTQSAMDGYALVAASGMSEGTRLKIVDRVPAGSCGQRLSAGEAARIFTGAPMPEGADAVVMQEHVERDDTSIVLTRRMTAGDNVRHQGEDIEPLEPLLKPGIRLDPRHVAMLAAQGAEIVAVRSRLRIAVFSTGDELQDVGAMLRGAAVYDSNRPMLLSLIGQAGHDAIDGGRAADSRSEIAERLRMLSERSDLVISTGGASVGEEDHSLVALRHAGGSGRVLKIALKPAKPAIVGRIGQAAYLGLPGNPVASLVSWLILGHAMVGALQGRPHRPHIGYPLPIAAGFARRPGRTEFVPARLVSNKGQEVRAEIIGKGGAAQLRPLALADGLAEIAAECGDLRPGDLIRFHPFSGAFQG, encoded by the coding sequence ATGGACGCCGTCGTCGACCAGGTATCCCACAACCAGCCCATGTCCATCGCTGAGGCCTGCGCCGCGGCGATCGCGTGCGCCCCGCCGCTTTTGCCGGGCGAAACCGTAAGGCTGGTCGAGTCCGCTGGACGGATTCTCGCCGAGACCTTCGTGGCGCGCATGGCTTCGCCTCCCTTCACTCAATCGGCGATGGACGGCTATGCCTTGGTCGCGGCTTCAGGCATGTCTGAAGGCACGCGACTCAAGATCGTGGATCGTGTGCCCGCTGGGAGCTGCGGCCAGCGATTATCGGCCGGGGAAGCTGCCCGGATTTTCACGGGCGCTCCGATGCCGGAGGGCGCGGACGCCGTCGTGATGCAGGAGCATGTCGAACGAGACGATACATCGATCGTCCTGACGCGCCGAATGACTGCCGGCGACAACGTCCGGCATCAGGGCGAGGATATCGAGCCGCTCGAACCGCTCCTGAAGCCCGGCATCAGGCTTGATCCTCGCCATGTCGCCATGCTCGCCGCTCAGGGCGCGGAAATCGTCGCCGTCAGGTCCAGGCTGCGCATAGCCGTTTTTTCCACCGGTGATGAGTTGCAGGATGTGGGCGCCATGCTGAGGGGCGCAGCGGTCTATGACTCGAACCGCCCCATGCTGCTGTCGCTGATCGGCCAAGCGGGGCACGACGCGATCGACGGCGGCCGGGCAGCGGATTCGCGTTCGGAGATCGCAGAACGGCTGAGGATGCTCTCGGAGCGTTCTGATCTTGTGATCAGCACGGGAGGGGCTTCGGTCGGCGAAGAAGACCATAGCCTTGTTGCCTTGAGACATGCCGGAGGAAGCGGCCGGGTGCTGAAGATCGCCCTCAAACCAGCCAAACCGGCGATCGTGGGCAGGATCGGCCAGGCTGCGTATCTGGGGCTCCCCGGGAATCCGGTTGCAAGCCTCGTGTCCTGGCTCATCCTGGGACACGCCATGGTGGGCGCTCTGCAGGGACGGCCTCATCGTCCGCACATTGGCTATCCGTTGCCCATCGCGGCGGGGTTTGCGCGGCGCCCGGGTCGTACGGAGTTTGTCCCTGCGCGGCTCGTGTCCAACAAGGGACAGGAGGTCAGGGCGGAGATCATCGGCAAGGGCGGTGCAGCACAGCTTCGCCCACTCGCCCTCGCGGACGGGCTCGCCGAGATCGCCGCCGAATGCGGAGACCTTCGTCCCGGCGATCTGATCCGGTTTCACCCGTTCTCTGGTGCTTTTCAGGGCTGA